A part of Geotrypetes seraphini chromosome 9, aGeoSer1.1, whole genome shotgun sequence genomic DNA contains:
- the TRMU gene encoding mitochondrial tRNA-specific 2-thiouridylase 1 isoform X2, producing the protein MRRVVCAMSGGVDSAVAALLLKRRGYQVMGVFMKNWDSVDERGICTSDRDYDDAYEVCQKLDIPFHQVSYVKEYWHEVFSYLLNEYEKGWTPNPDIICNKHIKFNYFIRYALDKLAVKLLQGADHVKDQTFFLSQISQDALRKTIFPLGGLTKDFVKKMAAEADFQHVLTKKESMGICFIGERNFENFILDYLEPKPGKFISIEDGNVIGSHKGWFLYTLGQRARIGGQQSAWFVVDKDISSGTVFVAPSRDHPALYRELLRTDRVHWIAEEPPAQLVREKMMACSFRFQNQMPLVPCMLTLNQDGTVWVTLENPLRALTVGQYAVFYKGGECLGSGKIRRLGPSLYTLQQGQKREQPAGATTTSESTV; encoded by the exons ATGCGGCGGGTGGTGTGTGCCATGTCGGGTGGCGTGGATAGCGCGGTGGCTGCGCTGCTGCTGAAGCGGAGAG GATACCAAGTGATGGGTGTTTTTATGAAGAATTGGGACTCTGTGGATGAACGTGGAATCTGCACCAGTGATAGAGACTATGATGATGCTTACGAGGTTTGCCAGAAGTTGGATATCCCCTTTCACCAGGTTTCCTATGTAAAAGAGTACTGGCATGAGGTTTTTAG TTATCTGTTAaatgaatatgaaaaaggatggaCCCCCAATCCTGATATAATATGCAACAAGCATATAAAATTTAACTATTTTATTCGTTATGCTTTGGATAAGCTAG CTGTTAAACTTCTTCAAGGCGCTGACCACGTCAAGGACCAGACCTTCTTCCTGAGCCAGATTTCCCAGGATGCCTTGAGAAAAACCATCTTTCCACTGGGAGGACTAACCAAAGACTTTGTAAAGAAGATGGCAGCAGAAGCGGACTTTCAGCACGTGTTGACTAAGAAGGAG AGTATGGGGATATGCTTTATCGGTGAAAGAAATTTTGAGAATTTCATTCTTGAT TATTTGGAACCTAAGCCTGGTAAATTCATCTCCATTGAAGATGGAAACGTTATAGGAAGTCACAAAG GCTGGTTCTTGTATACCTTGGGCCAAAGGGCCCGAATTGGAGGTCAGCAAAGTGCCTGGTTTGTTGTAGATAAAGATATCTCTTCTGGGACTGTCTTTGTG GCCCCTAGCAGGGATCACCCGGCTCTCTATAGAGAGCTGCTGCGGACAGACCGTGTACACTGGATTGCAGAGGAGCCTCCCGCACAGCTGGTTAGGGAAAAGATGATGGCTTGCAGCTTCCGATTCCAGAACCAGATGCCGTTAG TGCCGTGTATGCtgaccctcaaccaggatggcaCAGTGTGGGTGACCTTAGAGAATCCATTGAGAGCCCTGACTGTAGGACAG TATGCTGTCTTCTATAAGGGTGGCGAATGCTTAGGCAGCGGGAAAATCAGGAGACTGGGCCCCTCCCTGTACACCTTACAACAGGGTCAGAAGAGAGAGCAGCCTGCAGGGGCCACCACAACCTCTGAGTCAACTGTATAA
- the TRMU gene encoding mitochondrial tRNA-specific 2-thiouridylase 1 isoform X1 → MRRVVCAMSGGVDSAVAALLLKRRGYQVMGVFMKNWDSVDERGICTSDRDYDDAYEVCQKLDIPFHQVSYVKEYWHEVFSYLLNEYEKGWTPNPDIICNKHIKFNYFIRYALDKLGADAIATGHYARTSQEDKEVFQQQHVKRPEGLFRNRFEVRNAVKLLQGADHVKDQTFFLSQISQDALRKTIFPLGGLTKDFVKKMAAEADFQHVLTKKESMGICFIGERNFENFILDYLEPKPGKFISIEDGNVIGSHKGWFLYTLGQRARIGGQQSAWFVVDKDISSGTVFVAPSRDHPALYRELLRTDRVHWIAEEPPAQLVREKMMACSFRFQNQMPLVPCMLTLNQDGTVWVTLENPLRALTVGQYAVFYKGGECLGSGKIRRLGPSLYTLQQGQKREQPAGATTTSESTV, encoded by the exons ATGCGGCGGGTGGTGTGTGCCATGTCGGGTGGCGTGGATAGCGCGGTGGCTGCGCTGCTGCTGAAGCGGAGAG GATACCAAGTGATGGGTGTTTTTATGAAGAATTGGGACTCTGTGGATGAACGTGGAATCTGCACCAGTGATAGAGACTATGATGATGCTTACGAGGTTTGCCAGAAGTTGGATATCCCCTTTCACCAGGTTTCCTATGTAAAAGAGTACTGGCATGAGGTTTTTAG TTATCTGTTAaatgaatatgaaaaaggatggaCCCCCAATCCTGATATAATATGCAACAAGCATATAAAATTTAACTATTTTATTCGTTATGCTTTGGATAAGCTAG GGGCTGATGCAATTGCTACAGGCCATTATGCAAGAACCTCCCAAGAAGACAAGGAAGTGTTTCAGCAGCAACACGTGAAAAGGCCAGAAGGGCTTTTTAGGAACAGATTTGAAGTTAGAAATG CTGTTAAACTTCTTCAAGGCGCTGACCACGTCAAGGACCAGACCTTCTTCCTGAGCCAGATTTCCCAGGATGCCTTGAGAAAAACCATCTTTCCACTGGGAGGACTAACCAAAGACTTTGTAAAGAAGATGGCAGCAGAAGCGGACTTTCAGCACGTGTTGACTAAGAAGGAG AGTATGGGGATATGCTTTATCGGTGAAAGAAATTTTGAGAATTTCATTCTTGAT TATTTGGAACCTAAGCCTGGTAAATTCATCTCCATTGAAGATGGAAACGTTATAGGAAGTCACAAAG GCTGGTTCTTGTATACCTTGGGCCAAAGGGCCCGAATTGGAGGTCAGCAAAGTGCCTGGTTTGTTGTAGATAAAGATATCTCTTCTGGGACTGTCTTTGTG GCCCCTAGCAGGGATCACCCGGCTCTCTATAGAGAGCTGCTGCGGACAGACCGTGTACACTGGATTGCAGAGGAGCCTCCCGCACAGCTGGTTAGGGAAAAGATGATGGCTTGCAGCTTCCGATTCCAGAACCAGATGCCGTTAG TGCCGTGTATGCtgaccctcaaccaggatggcaCAGTGTGGGTGACCTTAGAGAATCCATTGAGAGCCCTGACTGTAGGACAG TATGCTGTCTTCTATAAGGGTGGCGAATGCTTAGGCAGCGGGAAAATCAGGAGACTGGGCCCCTCCCTGTACACCTTACAACAGGGTCAGAAGAGAGAGCAGCCTGCAGGGGCCACCACAACCTCTGAGTCAACTGTATAA
- the TRMU gene encoding mitochondrial tRNA-specific 2-thiouridylase 1 isoform X3, whose translation MRRVVCAMSGGVDSAVAALLLKRRGYQVMGVFMKNWDSVDERGICTSDRDYDDAYEVCQKLDIPFHQVSYVKEYWHEVFSYLLNEYEKGWTPNPDIICNKHIKFNYFIRYALDKLGADAIATGHYARTSQEDKEVFQQQHVKRPEGLFRNRFEVRNAVKLLQGADHVKDQTFFLSQISQDALRKTIFPLGGLTKDFVKKMAAEADFQHVLTKKESMGICFIGERNFENFILDYLEPKPGKFISIEDGNVIGSHKGWFLYTLGQRARIGGQQSAWFVVDKDISSGTVFVAPSRDHPALYRELLRTDRVHWIAEEPPAQLVREKMMACSFRFQNQMPLGEPVCTLERV comes from the exons ATGCGGCGGGTGGTGTGTGCCATGTCGGGTGGCGTGGATAGCGCGGTGGCTGCGCTGCTGCTGAAGCGGAGAG GATACCAAGTGATGGGTGTTTTTATGAAGAATTGGGACTCTGTGGATGAACGTGGAATCTGCACCAGTGATAGAGACTATGATGATGCTTACGAGGTTTGCCAGAAGTTGGATATCCCCTTTCACCAGGTTTCCTATGTAAAAGAGTACTGGCATGAGGTTTTTAG TTATCTGTTAaatgaatatgaaaaaggatggaCCCCCAATCCTGATATAATATGCAACAAGCATATAAAATTTAACTATTTTATTCGTTATGCTTTGGATAAGCTAG GGGCTGATGCAATTGCTACAGGCCATTATGCAAGAACCTCCCAAGAAGACAAGGAAGTGTTTCAGCAGCAACACGTGAAAAGGCCAGAAGGGCTTTTTAGGAACAGATTTGAAGTTAGAAATG CTGTTAAACTTCTTCAAGGCGCTGACCACGTCAAGGACCAGACCTTCTTCCTGAGCCAGATTTCCCAGGATGCCTTGAGAAAAACCATCTTTCCACTGGGAGGACTAACCAAAGACTTTGTAAAGAAGATGGCAGCAGAAGCGGACTTTCAGCACGTGTTGACTAAGAAGGAG AGTATGGGGATATGCTTTATCGGTGAAAGAAATTTTGAGAATTTCATTCTTGAT TATTTGGAACCTAAGCCTGGTAAATTCATCTCCATTGAAGATGGAAACGTTATAGGAAGTCACAAAG GCTGGTTCTTGTATACCTTGGGCCAAAGGGCCCGAATTGGAGGTCAGCAAAGTGCCTGGTTTGTTGTAGATAAAGATATCTCTTCTGGGACTGTCTTTGTG GCCCCTAGCAGGGATCACCCGGCTCTCTATAGAGAGCTGCTGCGGACAGACCGTGTACACTGGATTGCAGAGGAGCCTCCCGCACAGCTGGTTAGGGAAAAGATGATGGCTTGCAGCTTCCGATTCCAGAACCAGATGCCGTTAGGTGAGCCAGTATGCACACTGGAGAGAGTATGA